Proteins encoded by one window of Chondromyces crocatus:
- a CDS encoding FecR family protein: protein MGDPGSKRALGGDEAAMDEGVEGALSRLRMERLAEVARVGLPEGDDAALDARGQERLVAAVARGDGRSVKRRGALRRGVTLLAAAVVAAGVAMVLVDRKLDYVVEHAVATQEGYVAAPVDGEARLRFSDGSEVVLAQGASLRVGEVTSRGARVVLEGGLASVQIRPRGGARWSVEAGPFAIEVTGTAFDVAWAQAKGELVVHLREGSVVVRGPASPEGVSLQAGQRLVVQAHEGALQISSAEEAALEAAGDQEETRGAAGAVALGRRGEGGEVGGPEGASRGEREEGEETAADGTAGRDGAQGKESDGGAAGRAGSAQTGGREPGGAASEARSWSKRVADGEFAAVLAEAEARGLDAVLAGGSLDQVSAVADAARYAGRADVARRALVSMRRRFAASSQGKAAAFLLGRMADGGAPSEAIGWYDTYLAESPGGAFASEALGRKMMATQRTSGKAAARAIAERYLARYPGGAHASAARALVHP, encoded by the coding sequence ATGGGTGATCCGGGGTCGAAGCGCGCGCTGGGCGGCGATGAGGCGGCGATGGACGAGGGCGTGGAAGGCGCGCTGTCGCGGCTGCGGATGGAGCGGCTGGCCGAGGTGGCGCGGGTCGGGTTGCCCGAGGGGGACGACGCGGCGCTGGATGCGCGGGGGCAAGAGCGCCTGGTGGCGGCGGTGGCGCGGGGGGACGGTCGTTCCGTGAAGCGGCGGGGAGCGCTCCGGCGTGGAGTGACGCTGCTGGCGGCTGCGGTGGTCGCGGCGGGCGTGGCGATGGTGCTGGTGGATCGGAAGCTCGACTATGTGGTGGAGCACGCGGTGGCGACGCAGGAGGGGTATGTGGCCGCTCCGGTCGACGGCGAGGCGCGGCTGCGGTTCAGCGATGGGAGCGAGGTGGTGCTCGCGCAAGGGGCGTCGCTGCGGGTCGGTGAGGTGACGTCACGCGGGGCGCGGGTGGTGCTGGAAGGGGGGCTGGCGTCGGTGCAGATCCGGCCGCGCGGTGGGGCGCGGTGGTCGGTGGAGGCCGGGCCGTTCGCGATCGAGGTGACGGGGACGGCGTTCGATGTGGCGTGGGCACAGGCAAAGGGAGAGCTGGTGGTGCACCTGCGCGAGGGGTCGGTGGTGGTGCGGGGGCCGGCGTCACCCGAGGGGGTGTCGTTGCAAGCAGGGCAGCGGCTGGTGGTGCAGGCGCACGAGGGGGCGCTGCAGATCTCGAGCGCGGAGGAGGCTGCGCTGGAAGCGGCAGGGGATCAGGAGGAGACGCGCGGGGCGGCGGGGGCGGTGGCGCTGGGCAGGCGCGGAGAGGGGGGAGAGGTCGGGGGGCCGGAGGGGGCTTCGAGGGGGGAGCGTGAGGAGGGTGAAGAGACGGCGGCTGATGGGACGGCGGGGCGCGATGGCGCTCAGGGGAAGGAGAGCGACGGGGGAGCGGCTGGACGCGCGGGGTCGGCGCAAACGGGAGGGCGGGAGCCTGGCGGGGCGGCGAGCGAGGCGCGGAGCTGGTCGAAGCGGGTCGCGGATGGGGAGTTCGCGGCGGTGCTGGCGGAGGCGGAGGCGCGAGGGCTCGATGCGGTGCTGGCAGGAGGCTCGCTGGATCAGGTCTCGGCGGTCGCGGATGCGGCGCGGTACGCGGGACGCGCGGACGTGGCGCGTCGGGCGCTGGTCTCGATGCGGCGTCGCTTCGCGGCGAGCAGTCAGGGCAAGGCGGCGGCGTTCTTGCTGGGTCGGATGGCGGATGGAGGGGCTCCGTCGGAGGCAATCGGCTGGTACGACACGTACCTGGCGGAGTCGCCGGGCGGGGCGTTCGCTTCGGAGGCGCTCGGTCGGAAGATGATGGCGACGCAGCGCACGAGCGGGAAAGCAGCGGCGAGGGCGATCGCGGAGCGGTATCTGGCGCGCTATCCGGGCGGTGCCCATGCCAGCGCGGCGAGGGCTCTGGTACACCCTTAG
- a CDS encoding RNA polymerase sigma factor: MSSRPTPPPVRPRAEPGAERRGGEAARPVRGAVQALPLVATDDVALAKAAAAGHPGAATVIWTRFAPLVRRLLRRTLGPGDEVEDHVQETFLRFFRLVGELRDPALLQSYVVGITLRVAREALRRRRLRRWLTLTPSGVLPEAAGVSADPAARAAVLRLYALLDQVDDRSRVLFVLRYIEGLELTEIGRALGCSLATVKRHLARATQRILAGASRDPVLAGYVDAPGGLAERVAGEGRDEGDGRDEGVRRG, translated from the coding sequence GTGAGCAGCCGTCCGACGCCTCCGCCGGTCCGTCCTCGCGCCGAGCCAGGTGCGGAGCGGCGAGGGGGTGAGGCGGCGCGTCCGGTGCGCGGGGCGGTGCAGGCGCTGCCGCTGGTGGCGACGGATGATGTGGCTCTGGCGAAGGCGGCCGCCGCAGGGCATCCAGGGGCCGCCACGGTGATCTGGACGCGGTTCGCGCCGCTGGTGCGGCGGCTGTTGCGGCGGACGCTGGGGCCAGGGGACGAGGTGGAGGATCACGTGCAGGAGACGTTCCTCCGGTTCTTCCGGCTGGTGGGAGAACTGCGCGATCCCGCGCTGCTCCAGAGCTACGTGGTGGGCATCACGCTGCGGGTGGCGCGCGAGGCGCTCAGGCGGCGGCGGCTCAGGCGGTGGTTGACGCTGACGCCTTCGGGGGTGCTGCCGGAGGCGGCCGGGGTGTCGGCGGATCCTGCGGCGCGGGCGGCGGTGCTGCGGCTGTATGCGCTGCTCGATCAGGTGGACGACAGGTCGCGGGTGCTGTTCGTGCTGCGGTACATCGAGGGGCTGGAGCTGACGGAGATCGGCCGTGCGCTCGGGTGTTCGCTGGCGACGGTGAAGCGGCATCTGGCGCGGGCGACGCAGCGGATCCTGGCAGGGGCGAGCCGGGATCCGGTGCTGGCAGGGTACGTCGATGCGCCCGGGGGGCTGGCGGAGCGGGTCGCTGGTGAGGGTCGGGACGAGGGGGATGGTCGGGACGAGGGGGTGCGCCGTGGGTGA
- a CDS encoding DUF5675 family protein, with protein sequence MSTCVAGAVAEANQQQDGNERVRGVVKPCPVQLVLTIQRIREWPKNDEGTSANAKQGGTISTYKLERVGTRKALTEGFMLEAAGPSTKTAGTDQRIPAGTYGIIDNPGTKGPYRFVQTSKSLATATFGERFEVNIHVGNFPTELEGCFCPGQSWSDNEGAFPSVSTSRPQVKELETHIEGEGTTEVVKTYDGRDEHSRKYFTNVTVIVREIAT encoded by the coding sequence ATGAGTACGTGCGTGGCGGGGGCGGTGGCGGAGGCGAACCAGCAGCAGGATGGGAACGAGCGGGTGCGTGGGGTCGTGAAGCCCTGTCCGGTGCAGCTCGTCTTGACCATCCAGCGCATCCGGGAGTGGCCGAAGAACGACGAGGGGACGAGCGCCAACGCGAAGCAGGGGGGGACGATCTCGACGTACAAGCTCGAGCGCGTCGGCACGAGGAAGGCCCTCACGGAGGGCTTCATGCTCGAAGCGGCGGGGCCTTCGACGAAGACGGCGGGGACCGATCAGCGGATCCCTGCGGGCACGTACGGGATCATCGACAACCCGGGCACCAAGGGGCCGTACCGGTTCGTGCAGACGTCGAAGTCCCTGGCGACCGCCACCTTCGGCGAGCGCTTCGAGGTGAACATCCACGTGGGCAACTTCCCCACGGAGCTGGAAGGCTGCTTTTGCCCGGGCCAGAGCTGGTCGGACAACGAGGGCGCGTTTCCGTCGGTCTCGACGAGCAGGCCGCAGGTCAAGGAGCTGGAGACGCACATCGAGGGCGAGGGGACGACCGAGGTGGTGAAGACCTATGACGGCCGTGACGAGCACTCCAGGAAGTACTTCACCAACGTGACGGTGATCGTTCGGGAGATCGCCACGTAG
- a CDS encoding AAA family ATPase: protein MNCIQLSNIGPIQEADVTLGDLTILVGPQATGKSVFLQILKLLVDHPGIRDELQRFNIDWKKNPQSFFDLYFGDGMGTLWSEDDSALVVDGQSRPLPGFAKLSKHRSWDDRLFYIPAQRVMSLRDGTTRPFSDYRAGDPFALRAFSQKLHELVQNEFASTPALFPKSNRLKASLREPLIEHVFGGFGLNIDAEQLQKRIVLTPPEGGKSLPYLVWSAGQREFVPLLLGLYWLLPSSKVTRRGKLEWVIIEEPEMGLHPRAISATLALVLELLSRDYRVCLSTHSPHVLDVVWGLQFLQAHGGKPDDVLEIFGMKPNATTREFARAALAKTYKVHSFRRGAPVEDISSLDPSSDSREEAGWGGLTEFSGRVGDVVAKVARRAESERGA, encoded by the coding sequence ATGAACTGCATCCAGTTGAGCAACATCGGACCCATCCAGGAAGCGGACGTCACCCTGGGCGACCTGACGATCCTCGTGGGCCCGCAGGCCACCGGCAAGAGCGTGTTCTTGCAGATCCTGAAGCTGCTCGTCGACCACCCTGGCATCCGCGACGAGCTCCAGCGCTTCAACATCGACTGGAAGAAGAACCCGCAGAGCTTCTTCGATCTGTACTTCGGCGACGGCATGGGAACGCTCTGGTCCGAGGACGACAGCGCGCTCGTCGTCGACGGCCAGAGCAGGCCCCTCCCGGGCTTCGCGAAGCTCTCGAAGCATCGCTCCTGGGACGACCGGCTGTTCTACATCCCGGCCCAGCGCGTCATGAGCCTCCGCGACGGCACGACCCGCCCCTTCAGCGACTACCGCGCTGGCGACCCGTTCGCCCTCCGCGCCTTCAGCCAGAAGCTCCACGAGCTCGTGCAGAACGAGTTCGCCAGCACGCCGGCCCTCTTCCCGAAATCGAACCGCCTGAAAGCCTCCCTGCGCGAGCCCCTCATCGAGCACGTCTTCGGCGGCTTCGGGCTGAACATCGACGCCGAGCAGCTCCAGAAGCGCATCGTCCTCACCCCACCCGAGGGCGGAAAGAGCTTGCCCTACCTCGTCTGGTCGGCCGGCCAGCGAGAGTTCGTCCCGCTACTCCTCGGCCTCTACTGGCTGCTCCCATCGAGCAAGGTGACCCGTCGCGGCAAGCTCGAATGGGTGATCATCGAGGAGCCCGAGATGGGCCTTCACCCCCGCGCCATCTCCGCCACCCTGGCCCTCGTCCTGGAGCTGCTGTCACGCGACTACCGCGTCTGCCTCTCCACCCACTCCCCCCATGTCCTCGACGTCGTGTGGGGCCTCCAGTTCCTGCAAGCCCACGGCGGGAAGCCCGACGACGTCCTGGAAATCTTCGGCATGAAGCCGAACGCGACCACCCGCGAGTTCGCCCGCGCGGCCCTCGCGAAGACCTACAAGGTCCACTCGTTCCGCCGCGGCGCTCCCGTGGAAGACATCTCCAGCCTCGACCCTTCCTCCGATTCGCGCGAAGAGGCCGGCTGGGGCGGGTTGACCGAGTTCTCCGGCCGCGTCGGCGACGTGGTCGCCAAGGTCGCACGCCGCGCAGAGAGCGAGCGTGGCGCGTGA
- a CDS encoding RHS repeat-associated core domain-containing protein — MNGVTHTACAPLDRTVATLPADGLAFLLEGAEPIQTGADPGILSPRRAAGLRGTVRTVDGSPLSDVTIALLDHPEHGTTRTFADGGFTMVARGGGSLVVTYQADGFLPAARRIDVPWQGYAHAPEVVLVPLDSHVTLLDLDTAPPYAEARGSVVTDADGTRQATVLFPPGTTADLLLPDGTLQPISTLSLRATEFTVGERGPAAMPGELPPTSGYTYAVELSADEALAAGAVSIEFNQAIPFYVDNFLGFPAGTVVPMGYYNRARAAWIPSDNGRVIEIVDISGGLARLDTEGDGAPDDSATLDALGITPEEQAKLAQLYAPGHSLWRVPIQHFTPWDCNWPYGFPADACVPLSLTCSMEDGEEGEGGEGGDENRDPDRSEPEPAACEEKGSIIDCENQVLGETLPIVGTPFSLHYRSDRAAGHAARSTLTIPLARGGVPASVKRIELHIEIAGRHLEQSFACPCEASSETTFVWDGKDALGRETQGEQKVTVRIGYVYEGVYLAPDDFGPAFGAFAGAELSNSRTRSEVTTWKRWEGRLGGLMASALGLGGWTVDAHHVYSPGAEVLYLGDGRRRTGAALGTELRTVAGKGGTTGALGDGGPAISAPLDTVSGVAVGPDGSVYLSSTGQARIRRVDPEGVIWAVAGTGVSGGAGDGGPALQAQVQAPRGLALGADGSLYVAEQGGHRVRKIAVDGTITTVAGDGTAGFSGDGGPATQAQLRNPFSVAVTDDGTLFIADTQNHRIRRVGLDGTITTVAGTGTAGFWGDGGPATAARLGSPRGVVVARDGGLFVVDHDNHRIRQVDRRGRITTFAGTGVAGTTGDGGPARAARLRNPTAAVLDGEGTLHVGDSTGYLIRRITPDGVIHAVAGTGSCCEVPLPEGERALNARVGTIGQLALGPDGGLYTAEMVLHRVRRIARSPLPGVALTELAIPSEDARRAYVFSGTGRHLRTIDVRTGATLLGFQYDPAGLLMAILDGDGALLTISRGASGTATGLTGAFGQTTALSLDGEGLLATVTNPASESTTLGYDTRGLLTRRTDALGREHAFAYDNLGRLTEDSDPAGGSKTLTRSGAGSGRAVSVTTALGRSTTYAVQRPGAAEVQRSVTNSAGLTGTSGPGAAGQTAMQLPDGRAVRWSLAPDPVFGMLAPYRKQESVTTPGGRTLTVTRSRSATLSNPADPSSFVSLQDITNINGKSFVDVYARGTRTTTRTTPAGRSFVTTTDLQGRVEQIVVAGMHPVQLTYGPHGRLAAMTQGMRTISHAYGPHGFRVSTTDPLRQVEGFVVDPVGRVQEALRPDGDVVLYGHDLVGNLVSVTPPGRPAHSFGYTALDLRATYTPPSPAAGPTTPTQWGYDLDGQLATTTLPGGATQTHARDAAGRLAELTFAGGAVARTYHPTTGKLTSITGPAGVDLSFSHDGELLTDVTWTGAIAGALHRVFDNNHQLAEEQVNGGHAVVFGRDPDGLLTSAGPLTLTRDPQNGLLTSVTVGQVVETLSHDAYGEIIGRSVMVDGAASMTVAYSRDLLGRIVEKTEMLNGITLVTGYDYDLAGRLRDVYLDSSLALHIDHDENGNHLARVTPDAMIEGHFDAQDRLLSQGDLVFTYDDAGTLESRTDTATGDTTHYSYDDLGNLRQVSLPSGSVVDYVVDGLGRRVGKKVDGTLVRGWVYRDRLQPAAEMGASGAVVARFIYGDRINVPEVMLKQGAVYRLITDHVGSVRLVIDTATGAIAQRIDYDAFGRVLLDTNPGFQPFGFAGGLYDTDTRLVRFGARDYQPETARWTAKDPLLFDGGDTNLYAYALGDPVNRIDPTGKYAEALPWFGAGVFTLSFPMLLPVVTTGAIGVCIIAAMLLLDNDIPDFEEEESLRRECEAIRDADVAHCNRLPKHRRRACFSSSNERYAACVTRKPLPPLFTGG, encoded by the coding sequence GTGAATGGCGTGACGCACACGGCTTGTGCGCCGCTGGATCGCACGGTGGCCACATTGCCAGCGGACGGGCTGGCATTTCTCCTCGAAGGCGCTGAGCCCATCCAGACCGGCGCGGACCCGGGGATCCTTTCCCCACGGCGCGCGGCTGGGCTTCGAGGCACGGTCCGCACCGTCGACGGCAGCCCGCTGTCTGACGTCACCATTGCGCTCCTCGATCACCCCGAGCACGGCACGACGCGCACCTTTGCGGATGGTGGTTTCACGATGGTGGCTCGAGGGGGCGGTTCGCTCGTGGTCACCTACCAGGCCGACGGGTTCTTACCGGCAGCCCGTCGGATCGACGTTCCGTGGCAAGGCTACGCGCACGCCCCGGAGGTCGTGCTCGTCCCGCTCGATTCTCATGTCACGCTGCTCGATCTCGACACCGCTCCTCCGTATGCCGAAGCCCGCGGCAGCGTCGTCACCGATGCCGACGGCACGCGCCAGGCCACGGTGCTGTTTCCGCCAGGTACGACAGCGGATCTCCTGCTCCCGGATGGCACGCTCCAGCCCATCAGCACGCTGAGCTTACGCGCGACCGAGTTCACGGTCGGGGAGCGCGGCCCGGCGGCGATGCCCGGGGAGCTGCCGCCGACGAGCGGGTACACGTACGCCGTCGAGCTGAGCGCGGACGAAGCGCTCGCAGCAGGTGCGGTGAGCATCGAGTTCAACCAGGCGATCCCGTTTTACGTCGACAATTTCCTCGGCTTTCCTGCCGGCACGGTGGTGCCGATGGGCTACTACAACCGCGCCCGGGCGGCGTGGATCCCGTCGGACAATGGGCGGGTGATCGAGATCGTCGACATTTCGGGTGGCCTGGCGAGGCTAGACACGGAGGGTGACGGTGCGCCGGACGACAGCGCCACACTCGATGCGCTCGGCATCACGCCGGAGGAGCAAGCGAAGCTCGCGCAGCTCTACGCACCCGGGCATTCGCTGTGGCGGGTGCCGATCCAGCATTTCACGCCGTGGGATTGCAACTGGCCGTATGGCTTCCCGGCGGATGCCTGCGTCCCGCTGAGCCTGACCTGCTCGATGGAGGACGGCGAGGAAGGCGAGGGCGGCGAGGGCGGCGACGAGAACCGCGATCCGGACCGGAGTGAGCCGGAGCCCGCGGCCTGTGAAGAGAAGGGCTCGATCATCGACTGCGAGAACCAGGTGCTCGGGGAGACGCTGCCGATCGTGGGGACGCCGTTCTCGCTGCACTACCGGAGTGATCGCGCGGCGGGTCATGCGGCGCGGAGCACGCTGACGATCCCGCTCGCGCGGGGAGGGGTTCCTGCCTCGGTGAAGCGCATCGAGCTGCACATCGAGATCGCGGGGCGTCACCTCGAGCAGTCGTTCGCCTGTCCATGCGAGGCGAGCAGCGAGACGACCTTCGTGTGGGACGGCAAGGATGCCTTGGGCCGCGAGACGCAGGGTGAGCAGAAGGTCACGGTGCGGATCGGGTATGTCTACGAGGGGGTGTACCTCGCTCCGGATGACTTCGGGCCTGCGTTCGGTGCGTTCGCAGGGGCGGAGCTCTCGAACAGCCGCACGCGCAGTGAGGTGACGACCTGGAAGCGATGGGAAGGGCGGCTCGGAGGGCTCATGGCGTCGGCGCTGGGGCTCGGCGGGTGGACGGTGGACGCGCACCACGTCTACAGCCCGGGGGCGGAGGTGCTCTACCTGGGTGATGGGCGGCGGCGCACGGGGGCGGCGCTGGGCACGGAGCTGCGGACGGTCGCGGGCAAGGGGGGAACCACGGGGGCGCTCGGCGATGGGGGGCCTGCCATCAGCGCGCCGCTGGATACGGTCTCCGGGGTGGCGGTCGGTCCGGATGGGAGCGTGTACCTCAGCTCGACGGGGCAGGCGCGCATCCGGCGGGTGGATCCGGAGGGGGTGATCTGGGCGGTCGCTGGGACGGGGGTGAGCGGTGGTGCGGGAGATGGGGGGCCGGCCTTGCAGGCGCAGGTACAGGCGCCGAGGGGGCTGGCGCTGGGCGCGGATGGGAGCCTGTACGTCGCGGAACAAGGTGGTCATCGGGTGCGCAAGATCGCGGTGGATGGGACGATCACCACGGTCGCTGGAGACGGGACGGCGGGGTTCTCGGGGGACGGGGGGCCGGCGACGCAGGCGCAGCTCCGGAATCCGTTCAGCGTCGCGGTGACCGACGACGGCACGCTGTTCATCGCCGACACGCAGAACCACCGGATCCGGCGGGTGGGGCTGGATGGGACGATCACGACGGTTGCGGGGACCGGAACCGCGGGGTTCTGGGGGGATGGAGGGCCAGCGACGGCGGCACGGCTGGGGAGTCCTCGAGGGGTCGTGGTCGCGCGGGATGGTGGGTTGTTCGTCGTCGACCACGACAACCACCGGATCCGGCAGGTCGATCGGCGGGGGAGGATCACCACGTTTGCGGGGACGGGTGTCGCGGGGACGACGGGGGATGGAGGGCCGGCGCGTGCGGCTCGGCTGCGGAACCCGACGGCTGCGGTGCTGGATGGGGAAGGGACGCTCCATGTAGGGGATAGCACGGGCTATCTGATCCGGAGGATCACGCCGGATGGGGTGATCCATGCGGTCGCGGGGACGGGGAGCTGCTGTGAGGTTCCGCTGCCTGAAGGAGAGCGCGCCCTGAATGCGCGCGTCGGGACCATCGGGCAGCTCGCGCTGGGACCGGATGGAGGGCTCTACACGGCAGAGATGGTGCTGCATCGGGTGCGGCGCATCGCTCGGTCGCCGCTGCCCGGAGTGGCGCTCACCGAGCTGGCCATCCCGAGCGAGGATGCGCGGAGGGCGTACGTGTTCAGTGGGACGGGGCGGCACCTGCGCACGATCGATGTGCGGACGGGGGCGACGTTGCTGGGGTTTCAGTACGATCCGGCGGGGCTGCTCATGGCGATCCTGGATGGGGATGGGGCGCTGCTGACGATCTCGCGGGGGGCCAGCGGGACGGCCACGGGGCTCACTGGAGCGTTCGGGCAGACGACTGCGTTGAGTCTCGATGGGGAGGGGTTGCTTGCCACCGTCACCAACCCGGCCAGCGAGAGCACCACCCTCGGCTACGACACCCGCGGGCTGCTCACGCGACGCACCGATGCGCTCGGTCGTGAACATGCCTTCGCGTACGACAACCTGGGGCGGCTCACCGAGGACAGCGATCCTGCGGGCGGGAGCAAGACGCTGACGCGCAGTGGGGCCGGGAGCGGGCGTGCCGTGAGCGTGACGACGGCGCTCGGTCGGAGCACCACGTATGCGGTCCAGCGTCCGGGGGCGGCCGAGGTGCAGCGGAGCGTCACCAACAGCGCCGGGCTGACGGGGACGAGTGGTCCAGGTGCTGCTGGACAGACGGCGATGCAGCTTCCGGACGGGCGCGCGGTGCGCTGGTCGCTGGCGCCGGATCCGGTGTTCGGGATGCTCGCGCCTTACCGGAAGCAGGAGAGTGTCACCACGCCAGGGGGCAGGACGCTCACGGTGACGCGCTCGCGCAGCGCCACGCTGTCGAACCCTGCCGATCCGTCGAGCTTCGTCTCGCTTCAAGACATCACAAACATCAATGGAAAGTCATTCGTCGACGTATATGCACGAGGCACACGGACGACGACACGCACGACACCGGCAGGCCGGAGCTTCGTCACGACGACGGATCTGCAAGGCCGGGTCGAGCAGATCGTGGTAGCAGGAATGCATCCCGTGCAGCTCACCTACGGGCCCCACGGACGCCTCGCCGCCATGACACAGGGGATGCGCACGATCTCGCATGCCTACGGTCCGCACGGGTTCCGGGTCAGCACGACCGATCCGCTGAGGCAGGTGGAGGGGTTCGTCGTCGATCCGGTGGGGCGCGTGCAGGAGGCGCTGCGGCCGGATGGTGACGTGGTGCTCTACGGTCATGACCTCGTCGGGAACCTCGTCTCGGTGACGCCGCCGGGACGACCTGCACACAGCTTCGGGTACACGGCGCTCGATCTGCGTGCGACGTACACGCCGCCATCTCCAGCCGCTGGACCGACAACACCGACGCAATGGGGCTATGACCTCGACGGTCAGCTCGCCACGACGACCCTGCCTGGTGGTGCGACGCAAACCCATGCGCGTGATGCGGCGGGGCGCCTTGCCGAGCTGACGTTTGCCGGGGGAGCCGTCGCGCGTACGTACCACCCGACCACAGGCAAGCTCACGTCCATCACGGGGCCTGCTGGCGTTGATTTGAGCTTCAGCCATGACGGCGAGCTGCTCACCGACGTCACGTGGACAGGTGCCATCGCTGGAGCACTCCACCGGGTCTTTGACAACAATCACCAGCTCGCAGAGGAGCAGGTGAATGGTGGGCACGCGGTGGTGTTCGGGCGGGATCCTGATGGGCTGCTCACGAGTGCTGGGCCGCTCACGCTCACGCGCGATCCCCAGAACGGCTTGCTCACGAGCGTCACTGTCGGGCAGGTGGTCGAGACGCTGAGCCATGACGCCTACGGCGAGATCATTGGGCGAAGCGTGATGGTCGATGGCGCTGCCTCGATGACGGTTGCCTACAGCCGCGATCTGCTCGGTCGCATCGTCGAGAAGACCGAGATGCTGAACGGCATCACCCTCGTCACCGGCTACGACTACGATCTCGCCGGCCGCCTGCGCGACGTCTACCTCGACAGCAGCCTGGCGCTTCACATCGATCACGACGAGAACGGGAATCACCTCGCTCGTGTCACACCCGATGCCATGATCGAGGGGCACTTCGATGCACAGGATCGTTTGCTCTCTCAAGGGGACCTCGTCTTCACCTATGACGACGCGGGGACCCTGGAAAGCCGAACCGACACCGCAACCGGTGACACAACGCACTACAGCTACGACGATCTCGGCAACTTGCGGCAGGTGTCGCTGCCCAGCGGTTCGGTGGTCGATTACGTGGTGGATGGCCTCGGACGTCGTGTCGGCAAGAAGGTCGACGGTACGCTGGTGCGGGGCTGGGTTTACCGTGACAGGCTCCAGCCGGCTGCCGAGATGGGCGCGAGCGGCGCGGTCGTTGCCCGCTTCATCTATGGCGACAGGATCAATGTCCCGGAGGTGATGCTCAAGCAAGGCGCGGTGTATCGGCTCATCACCGACCACGTCGGCAGTGTACGGCTCGTCATCGACACTGCCACAGGCGCGATTGCCCAGCGGATCGATTACGATGCCTTTGGCCGCGTCCTGCTCGACACCAATCCGGGCTTCCAGCCCTTCGGCTTTGCGGGTGGGTTGTACGATACAGACACGCGTCTCGTGCGGTTTGGTGCGCGCGACTACCAGCCAGAGACGGCTCGGTGGACGGCCAAGGATCCACTGCTGTTCGATGGCGGCGATACGAACCTCTATGCCTACGCGCTGGGGGATCCGGTGAACCGCATCGATCCCACTGGCAAATACGCTGAGGCGCTCCCGTGGTTCGGGGCTGGAGTTTTCACCCTGAGTTTCCCCATGCTGCTCCCCGTGGTGACGACGGGAGCCATCGGCGTCTGCATCATTGCCGCGATGCTCCTTCTCGACAACGACATTCCTGATTTCGAAGAAGAGGAGAGTCTTCGACGAGAGTGTGAAGCCATCAGAGATGCAGA